The genomic segment GAAATCCCCAACGTTTGGAAAAtccaaaacaattaaaataaattcacAACCTTCATAATTTCAATCTAAACATGAAACTCAGAATAATATCTACTCATGCGCCTCAACGTCTTGCTCAACCCGATGCATCTATTTCTGTAACTCTTGATTAATCAGATTTAAATCAAAATCTTAGTAAAAAACTAAATCAACCGGTTTTCACGATTGAGCTTGCTGGAAATTTGACGGGACCAAAAAGCAGTAGCACCGAATAATGTTACCAAAACCGACGGCAAAATCACGATGACAACCGAATGTCCTCTATAATTTATCCATCTCCACTGAGtaaaaaactaaaataataGAAGTCCCTTGATTCAAACATATCGTCGGCTAAAATGTTTCCGCGTTCACAACAATTTCAACTAGATCTAATATTAAATTGTATGGTTTGTACATAGGTGAATAGGTTACACCTCAACCTCATTCATCATTTGTTACCACCGGCTTCAGCAGGCTCGACTACTTCGGCCTCAACTGTCTCTGGGATAAATGAAGCAGGATTTACTTGCTGCTGAGACACATCGTTGTATCCCCCCCACTTGCCTAAAAGAGCCATGTTCATCATCTCATAAATTTTTCCTCCAAACTGTGCTGGACTCTCGGGCTATCCCATTGAAAAATTAACGTCAGCACATTTGCAGAAACCAAAGAGGCGAAAGCATTAGCGAAGCAAAAAAATAAGACTAATTATTTCTCAGATAGGAGATGTCACAGTTGCTTGGAAAACTGGAGTTCACATGGGATATAGCACAAAACTGACTCCTCGTATACTTTGAGTTTGTGTCATGATACAAAAAAGAAGTCCATTTATCTTGTGCTTGGGGACGCACATTGGGGGCATAGCATTGTATTATTGGATCATATTGAAAATTATTTATGGAATCCACAGGACGAGACCCAAATTATCCAAACAATAATTAATGACTCCGGTGTACATATTTGGGGTACGACATGGAAAAACTACACATTAAAAAAAGTTCTGGTTCAGTGTGATTAAAAGATTAGCGAAAGTGCCAAAGCAACAAGAAACCAAAATAGGGAGCTTTGAACAAATACTCACCGTGAAACCGCTAGAAATTAAAGCTGTGTCATATAAAAGATCCACCGCCCTCAATGCTTCCTCGTCATTTGGACTACTCTTGTATGCGTtctgtatttaaaaaaatgtgaaaATTAAACTTAAAACAAATGGGTCGATTTTAAATAAGTCTACCTTTTTTCCTTATTTACCAAGACACGTACATTTAGAGTTTTGATGACTGGATGATCTGGATTGATTTCAAGAACTCTCCTGCTTCTCATAAATTCTAGGCTCGTGGGATCACCAACAGTTTGGGATTTCATCAGCCTGAGAATTAACAAAAAAAGGGATGTGACCATGTGACGTGATAATACTTATAATTTACAAAAACTAATTTTCCTGCCTCGGAGAAATTCGAAACTCGCCTCTCCATATTGGCAGACCACCCGAACTTCCCAGATGCAAGTACACATGGTGACGTGCATAGGCGATTCGAGATTTGAACACTAGCCACTTTATCCCCCAAACGTTTTTTTATCCATTCACAGGTCTGGCCAAACTCTTGCTTCatctccttttctttttcctcattctTATCACCTACATTACATTGATACAGCATTCAGAAAACACACATGGATAGGACATCGTGCACAAACAATATCACTAGCCATGGCCCATAGATGAACGGTTTAATCTACAACCACAAAAAGCCACAGGTATCAACTATCAGATTCTAGATACATCGTCTAAAATCATCTCACCTTTCACTTCTTGACCAAAGCTGATCAACGCATAAATCCAAACCAAGTGATTAGATGATTGTAGATAATAAAAAAGGCATCCTCACTGTAAATATAAGTATGGCTCCGCCaagttaatgataaataaatacTGAATCCCTCCAATAACAGCAAATAATCCGAAAATTTGTGGTCAAGGATTTTGAAATAATACTAGGAAAATCAAAGAATAGGATTCAAGGCTCGCTCCACAAGCTAAAACGCAGGAAAGATCAAGTCTGAAAAGAAGTAAAAACAGGACTGAGAAACAAACAAATGCAAATGAGAAGGTCTAAACAAACTAACCCAAGTCTAAATCTTCTTTGCTAATGTCAGTAAAGTTTTTATCCTTgtatgttttaagattttggATAGCAATCTCATCTATAGGATCCACTAGGAAGAGAACCTACATCAAGCAAACAAAAAAGATTTAGACAATCAAGCAGGAATCAGAAGAAACAAATAGATATCGTCGACATATCTTACTTCAATATCTTTTTCAACAAGTTTCTCCAAGAAGGGTGCATTCTTAGCACTAGCCACACTCTCAGCggcaatgaaataaatatccTTCTGATCAGGTTTCATGTTCTCAACATACTCATCCAGGCTGATCATATCTTCCTCGCTTTGAGATGAGAAAAACCGAAGCAACGGAGCAATGCGCTTATGGTTTTCACGATCTTCAATGCAGCCTAACTTTAGGTGTTTGCCAAAATTTTCCCAGAACTTCACATAGTCCTACATAGAAACCAGGATACTAGCTAAGCAAACCAAAACAGAAACACAACCAACTATTTAGCAAAGACATTAAGGTTTTTCAGAAATACGTTTCAGAGAAAAGAAacattaaaccataaaaatttCTGATTAGAACAATCAAGAAGTTAGAAACATACATCTCTATTCTCACTCATAGTTATGCCCAGAATCATGTCAAACGCCTTGCGCACCAAACGCTTCTTCATAATGCGTACCTAAACCCAACAGAAAAGCAAAGTATGCAATAACCAACATGTAACTTAAGATAAGAGTACAGTACATCTACCAAAGAAAGATCAAATATCTTGTTTACTTACAATACGGCTTTCTTGGAGGATTTCTCGAGATACATTAAGTGGAAGGTCATTTGAATCGACGACACCTTTAATGAAGCTCAAATATCTTGGGAACTGATCAATATAGCATAAAATAATTAGTCGCAATAAATTTCAGAATACAATCCAGTTTTTATGGAGTCCGTTGTTTCCTCACCAGTTCCCCATCAAAGTCATCAGAAATGAATACACGCTTCACATAAAGCCTTATATTCTTTGTCTTGGGATTAACAATGTCATCCTTCCCTGTTGGTGCAATGGATGGCACATACAATATAGATCTGAACTCAACTTCACCCTGAAGAAAATAATATGCACAACAGTAATATATAATTGTGCAGCAGCCAGACCAACTATTTGAGATATCTTGATATATTTATGATGCCAGAAAATCATGAAGTGCTGAAGTCACCATGTCACATGACAAGGACATAACAATTAGTCAAGTGCTGGAGAAACAAATAAATTGAAGCACGCAAAAGAACCAAATCTATCATCAGGATTAGGGACATGCTACCGAACCGTAAAGGAGCTTAAGTTAGAAATATACCTCTGTTGTAAAATGTGAAGATGCTAGGGGTTCCAAGTATTCATTGAAGGTTTTCTTGTAGAACTCATTGTAATCCTCTGTAGAGACTTCCTTGGGATTACGAAGCTGCATCAAACAAAATGGTCATAATGCCATTTGGGGCAAAGTAGTTTTCACTAGGAATGTTGGAGAGAATTTCACAGGCTCACCCATATAGGCTGGGTCTCGTTTGTAAGCTCCCAATCCCAATATCGTTCAACTACCGtctttgttttcttctttttctgtTATATCGGGTTCAATAGAAGAGATTCATAGAGCAAAATCGAATGATTAGTCAATACCTGAAAGCATACACAAAACAGAAAAGTCTTCAATCATTAGTACCTCAGTTTTCCCATCTTGTTCGTCCTTATTGGCTTCTGCTGGATCCTCGTCAACCTCAACCTGCAACAGGGCAAATCTCAGAAGCAATCAGCAGGATTAACACACACATACGCGATAATCAAAGAATCATTACACTGAATAACAAATTATCAGCATCAAATGGCAGGTAATTATCACCCAAATTGACTTAAAAGAAAGGATGTACCTCTTTAGTGTATCCTTTCTCCTGCCAAGTATATATTGGGAAGGAAACAAACAGGGAATAGTTTTTCACAAGCTTCTGAATTCGTTCTGGATGAGCAAAACCTTTATCATCGTGCTAACACACATGGGAAGATGTATTAGACAAGCTTGAGAGCAAAGAAAAGGCAAGTAAAGAAGCACTGCTCACCAAGAAGTTGGTGCACCAACCTTAAGATATAAAGTGAGACGGGTTCCCCTAGTTAACAACTTAGAAGGATCAGTCTCCTCTCGGATGGTGTACGAGCTAGAGTTGGCTTCTCCTTCCCATACATATTGCTTATCGGATTTTGGGCTCTTTGTTGAGACTTCGACCTGTGGATAAAAAATTAGTTATTTCGATCACATTGCAATAAAAACAAGGGAAAGGGATGAAAAGTGCCTCAGTATAAGACAAATAAATTAGTTTAGCTGAGAGTAAGCACCCGCTCAGAAACAAGGAAGGCTGAATAAAATCCCACACCAAACTGACCAATTAAATTGCTGTCGACACCAGTATCCTTACTATCCTGTTAAAACAATGTGTCAAATCTCTATTCAAAATATTAAGATGATACAATTCATTTATCACCTAAAGAATTGAACCTTCAATGCTTTTAGAAACTTTGCAGTTCCACTTTGTGCAATTGTACCAAGGCAATCAACAAGTTCCTGGCGTGTCATTCCAATGCCAGAATCTCTGCAGGGAAAATCGAGAAGTTGCATGAAGGAGATAGAGAATACAGATTACAACATTACCAAGGATGAAACTTACGTGATTGTAATTATCCCATTATCTTTGTCGGTCTGGATCCTAATGTCAAGATCAAGTCCATCCTTCAAAAGCTGGGGTTCCGTAACACCGAGGAAGCGCAACTTATCCAAGGCATCACTTGCATTGCTGTGGTTCAAAACCAAGTTTATATTGGAAGATAATTTGGAAGACAAAAAAAGCACAGGCATGGACAGGAAATACTTGATAGAGCTAGAAGACAATGTCTTAGTATGTAAGGAGGCTGTGAAGTTTAAAAACTTTTAACCAAGAACCAAAAGGCGTTCCAAGTGTATGACAGAATAAATACAACAGTGTATGAGAAGTTCGACAATCAGGTAATGATTCCAATTCGAAATAAATGGATTTCGATAGCCAAATAAATGTCTTGACGCTGTGTATACAGGTTTAAAAGACATACCTGATAAGCTCCCGGAGGAACACGTCTTTGTTGCTGTATAAACTGTTGACAATTAGGTCCATAAGACGGCTAACCTGCCATAAACCGAAAAAGATAATAGGAATTTTTACCAATTATATGCCAACCAGATCCATCGGTAAGGTGAAGTTAACCTCTGCTTGGTACTCATATTTTTCAGCAGGTGGGCCAGTGGTGTCGCTATCAGTTGCCGCAGCAGTTGACTCATAACGACAGCCCATTACTGGACCACTTCTAATGTTAAAGAGCTTGGTAGTCGTAGCAATCACAGTGCTGCTACCATTACTTAAGACCGAGTGCCATTTCCTTGTAGTACTGCTCTTCTCGTACTTCCAATATAAAAGAACAAGATCATATGAGAAGAAACAGCGGAAAAATAAAAGAGTTTGTTATGATCAACATGAGACAAATTATCCTGCCCAGATGAAGAGAGAACAGGATACCAGACAAAGTACTCACTTTCCACAGACTATAGATTATGGAACTTAacttattttcaatttttggaTATTAAACCTTCATTGCTCACAAAGAAAGTCTAACCCTTTTACGATAACAAAATCCAAAATTCAGGTGCTCCGTATTAAACCTGCATTGCTTACAAAGAAAGTCTAACCCTTTTACGATAACAAAATCCAAAATTCAGGTGCTCCGATAAGATTTTACCCACACATTGCAAAGGACGGCCACAGAGAAGATACGATATTCTAACTTTTCAAAGGATGCCACAAATTTTATcagataaaaaaaaagaaatattcTACATCAGATTAACTATGTATTTGAATACAACAAAGAACTAAATCCAAATTAGTTAGTGAAATTTCTTTTAACTTCGCGCAGTCAGCATAGTTCAAAAAAGCTAAATGCAAACCAGGTCGAAACAGTGGCCGTAACCGCAATATAAGTTCCACTTCTTCGAAATGGTTTTCAACCAATCCAaaccataaaataaaaaatattaaaactacGACGATTGACACTTCTAGAACAATTTCATAACAAGAGAATTTGAAAATCACAGGGTATAGATCAATTTCGAATGCGACAACACAAGAGAAGCAGGGATACCGATGAATGATCGAATGCATCGGAGCAAGAAAGAGGGGCAGTAACACTCCGATGATGCCGGCCCCCGCTCCGCAGGATAGCCGTGGCGGCGGAGCGCCTCGCCGTGAGCCGCAGCATTTTCTTCTTGCCGATTGAATGAGGACAGTGGAAAGGAAGGGTGTACTGTGTAAAGTTGCCACGGACTAGGGTTTTAGAAATGATTCATGGGGTTCAACGTTGGCGTATTTGTTGCGtaaatttgtttttgtttttgttttttttttttaaatatcggACTTTTACGAgatgatagatttttattaaattttacgCATTtcacttattttttaaaaaaaattatataattttaccGATTTatgttatatgatttttattgatatttataaattttttcataaaattttataatttatgattgtaatttttaaattttatttgaattaataattcaacgtgaataatttatttatttaaaatattttaattatcaatataaaaaaattatatatttatttaatttaaaaataataattaaatcgatatttaattttaattatttaaattaattcaacatatttatttaattaattaatatttttaaaaatatataacaataattttcatgaaaattatttcattcattttaataaaattttatataaaaatattttaaatttacgtttaatgataaataaacaaaacaattaTTTGTATATAAAAATAGAGGAATaactatattaaaatatatgcaattgatgtaattttataaaattttaatatatttaatttattataattatcttTATATGTGTgtggataaaataaaataaataatgttaataattttaataaatataattttaaattctacttaaaaaataaaaaaacaatgtttataattttgattttaaattattgttaataataaaaatatttttaaaaaaagttcaaataaaaggaaaaacatatggagaagaaaaaaataaaaatttaatgcttgcattaatattatttaataaaaatgaaagTGAGTATATAGATTTGAGATATTGCATAATTAAATTTTCATTCAAATTTTTAGATTTaaccaaatatatattttgacattttataattatatattatactttaattattgtatttaaTAGAATTTTATGGAGTTATCAAAATCTACAGATATTTGAATACCTTtagatttttgaaaaaatttaaaaatcaagtttgaTTGtcatatgattttttaaaattgtacAAAAATTTATATTGAATTCTATTTAACTTTTATagaatatataaaaatctaAATTGAATACGTATATATTTTAAACCCtataaaattcattaaaaattgATAAGCAACTGATTCTCCATTTTTTTCCCTGAATtcaagttatatatatatataaaagcatgtgATTGGTTACAAAGTGAATTATATTATGTGAATAAAATTATTGAGCATGCATACATCACTatattaaatttgcacaaaAACTCTTATAATATAGTCTCACATGTAAATTTGGTGATATCAATCTTCTGTCTAACTCgactcattaaaaaatattaatttttatcccAAAATGATACTTTTTATTGGGATGTAAATGCGTCGAGCCAAGCCATACAATATAAAGCTCGAGCTGACTCGTTTAAGGTAAATAAAACTCGAACTCGATTCAAGTTTTTATTACGAAAGCTCGAACTCGGttcgtttta from the Primulina tabacum isolate GXHZ01 chromosome 8, ASM2559414v2, whole genome shotgun sequence genome contains:
- the LOC142552776 gene encoding heat shock protein 90-6, mitochondrial; this translates as MLRLTARRSAATAILRSGGRHHRSVTAPLSCSDAFDHSSYEKSSTTRKWHSVLSNGSSTVIATTTKLFNIRSGPVMGCRYESTAAATDSDTTGPPAEKYEYQAEVSRLMDLIVNSLYSNKDVFLRELISNASDALDKLRFLGVTEPQLLKDGLDLDIRIQTDKDNGIITITDSGIGMTRQELVDCLGTIAQSGTAKFLKALKDSKDTGVDSNLIGQFGVGFYSAFLVSERVEVSTKSPKSDKQYVWEGEANSSSYTIREETDPSKLLTRGTRLTLYLKHDDKGFAHPERIQKLVKNYSLFVSFPIYTWQEKGYTKEVEVDEDPAEANKDEQDGKTEKKKKTKTVVERYWDWELTNETQPIWLRNPKEVSTEDYNEFYKKTFNEYLEPLASSHFTTEGEVEFRSILYVPSIAPTGKDDIVNPKTKNIRLYVKRVFISDDFDGELFPRYLSFIKGVVDSNDLPLNVSREILQESRIVRIMKKRLVRKAFDMILGITMSENRDDYVKFWENFGKHLKLGCIEDRENHKRIAPLLRFFSSQSEEDMISLDEYVENMKPDQKDIYFIAAESVASAKNAPFLEKLVEKDIEVLFLVDPIDEIAIQNLKTYKDKNFTDISKEDLDLGDKNEEKEKEMKQEFGQTCEWIKKRLGDKVASVQISNRLCTSPCVLASGKFGWSANMERLMKSQTVGDPTSLEFMRSRRVLEINPDHPVIKTLNNAYKSSPNDEEALRAVDLLYDTALISSGFTPESPAQFGGKIYEMMNMALLGKWGGYNDVSQQQVNPASFIPETVEAEVVEPAEAGGNK